The following proteins are encoded in a genomic region of Cryptomeria japonica chromosome 11, Sugi_1.0, whole genome shotgun sequence:
- the LOC131068565 gene encoding SAP-like protein BP-73 gives MSQALSTLSLTHGFRLTGRMQTQMVMPFLDASPGIDLLKRGDSSCSLHATYMLSKNPLLVCTRPLHAVDKQCSFLAFALQSDKRQTENHRVRAKAQEDDDMEDDWEDLQTEFLRIFPDVSNGRPKAQEKMYHKHIKTDATSASEVASFSLKSDSKPKEDIRDKNKRKLALDKVLKILRKYGSKSSAAPSRDVFSTVQSSNNKPPNKTSYAQSSNGKPPYKTSHAQSLNDNSPYRTSYAQYVATNRDSKPKDPTHAKDKSAVDSVLEVLQKSPPREHIEKTSSPITAPVVRQQEQIASVSFQPENSGFADDSLNVGHDDEKQIKSVVQHAASDVPETSSISAVKVGESKSLMNDNALQLDSSLVQQVDLRTLKLSDLKIIAKSHGLKGFSRLKKDELLELLKNLQIKKVTN, from the coding sequence CTTCTCCAGGCATAGATTTATTGAAAAGAGGTGATTCATCATGCTCATTGCATGCTACATACATGCTTTCAAAGAATCCATTGTTAGTCTGTACTAGGCCACTTCATGCTGTTGATAAGCAGTGTTCTTTTCTGGCTTTTGCATTGCAAAGTGACAAAAGGCAAACTGAAAATCATAGAGTGCGGGCAAAGGCGCAAGAAGATGACGACATGGAGGATGATTGGGAAGATCTACAGACAGAGTTTCTGAGAATCTTTCCAGATGTCTCCAATGGGAGACCAAAGGCACAAGAGAAAATGTATCACAAACATATCAAAACTGATGCAACTAGTGCAAGTGAAGTAGCCTCTTTTTCCTTGAAATCAGATTCAAAGCCTAAAGAAGATATTCGTgataaaaataaaaggaaattggCACTTGATAAAGTTCTGAAAATATTACGAAAGTACGGATCCAAAAGTTCTGCAGCTCCTAGTAGAGATGTATTCTCGACAGTACAATCTTCAAATAATAAGCCACCTAATAAAACATCTTATGCACAATCTTCAAATGGTAAGCCACCTTATAAGACATCTCATGCACAATCTTTAAATGATAATTCACCTTACAGGACATCTTATGCACAATATGTGGCAACAAATAGAGATTCAAAGCCCAAAGATCCCACTCACGCAAAAGATAAGAGTGCAGTTGATTCTGTATTGGAAGTCCTGCAGAAGTCTCCACCACGAGAACACATAGAGAAGACTAGTTCTCCCATTACTGCACCAGTAGTCAGGCAGCAGGAACAGATAGCCTCTGTAAGTTTCCAGCCAGAAAACAGTGGATTTGCAGATGATTCTCTTAATGTAGGACATGATGATGAGAAGCAAATCAAATCAGTTGTGCAACATGCTGCTTCAGATGTGCCCGAAACTTCAAGTATTAGCGCTGTGAAGGTGGGAGAGAGCAAATCTCTTATGAATGACAATGCATTACAACTTGACTCATCACTTGTTCAACAGGTGGATCTAAGGACTCTGAAATTATCGGACTTGAAGATAATTGCTAAATCTCATGGGTTGAAAGGATTTTCAAGATTAAAAAAGGATGAGCTTTTGGAACTATTAAagaatttacaaattaaaaaagtTACAAATTGA